From a single Stackebrandtia endophytica genomic region:
- a CDS encoding AfsR/SARP family transcriptional regulator, translated as MIPAVNPRPGDRRPQAPVAQVVVRLLGRIEVRTADGWTSAGSPKQAAVLACLAMSAGTVIPIDVLSDRIWDGNAPRSARGVIHSHVARLRRLLEPHDGVSLARASGGGYLLQLPEGGVDLSAARSLAGRARLAAEAGDDPTAVELWRDCLAVWQLPALSGVDNEWAGEIRRRLDREYHDLVVERMSTEVRVGRGDGVIPELDALSARFPESEAITELTMRVLYRVGRADDALACYDRVRTVLRESLGADPGEPLQRLHSIILRREIDPEPAVSHRRSDDEVPGPMRPRQLPATIGDFTGRTDQVATLTRLLRMTETASAPTVVAVDGMPGVGKTALAVRVAHDLATEFPDGQVFIDLHGFSGDVPPVNPADALARMLRALGVPTRQLPDGVADRAAAFRSAVADRRILFVLDNAATEDQVLPLLPGTANCAVLITSRHKLAGIDDVGLVSLDVLSPDEAIDLFASVHRHPTATATATSQIVELCGQLPLAIRLAAARLRSRPSWTLDQLRDRLIDQEGRLTELRAGRRSVAMAFALSFEELDSDTRRAFALLGTTSLAEYSVDGVAALLGSSRAAAESIMEELVDRNLIQPSESGRYRVHDLLRLFAQDRAEDELSVDETRQALIRLRSWWIHSIHAAMMAARLPRNDWLTLPSVAPRVVPLSFTDIEPALRWLGAERVNLVTVIGSEAPEGEARTWELVDIAFDYLLTYLDPASLSALADRGLAAAAEVGDRRAQALMHLRMSSVRHMVGDPRGDDEHARRADELRDPGDVSLRRRALIRRAVAMAVEGRFATARDHITAALESAEDRPTGQLALMLNIAGAVASQTGEFALGRDHLTRAMEVLRDIGSPRTYVVLGNLGLAHMRLGDFDTARRCLDEAMAGARRMRTPRDEPAILDDLAQWHLLRGDLLAARRSAEAAIEVASKARLENSTPILSVTLSATYRDQPREAERLARRVVTRLGSGDRSYAGIRARIALAEALSNLPATSETLAEAVKLTQSAIDLGTDAGCRLLVAEASTLRARIELSVGDADRAAELAEAALVLHARIQHRPGMAEGHLLAARAWEVVGDPAAVRRHHDEAQTLREAMNLPSINDGRARPAG; from the coding sequence GTGATCCCCGCCGTCAATCCACGACCCGGCGATCGACGTCCCCAGGCTCCCGTTGCTCAGGTCGTGGTGCGACTGCTCGGCCGGATCGAGGTGCGGACGGCTGACGGTTGGACCAGCGCCGGCTCTCCGAAGCAGGCGGCCGTCCTCGCCTGCCTTGCGATGTCCGCGGGGACGGTGATCCCCATCGACGTCCTCAGCGATCGGATCTGGGACGGGAACGCACCGAGGTCGGCGCGGGGTGTCATTCACTCCCATGTGGCGAGGCTGCGGCGGTTGCTCGAACCACATGACGGAGTCTCGTTGGCGCGTGCCTCCGGCGGCGGCTATCTGTTGCAACTACCCGAGGGCGGCGTGGACCTGTCCGCCGCCCGGTCGTTGGCCGGCCGAGCCCGGCTGGCCGCCGAGGCCGGCGACGATCCTACGGCTGTCGAACTGTGGCGCGACTGTCTGGCCGTGTGGCAGCTTCCCGCGTTGTCCGGAGTGGACAACGAGTGGGCCGGCGAGATCCGCCGACGGCTGGATCGGGAGTATCACGATCTGGTGGTCGAACGTATGAGCACCGAGGTGCGAGTGGGACGAGGGGACGGCGTCATCCCGGAGCTGGATGCCTTGTCGGCAAGGTTCCCGGAGTCGGAGGCGATCACCGAACTCACGATGCGCGTCCTGTATCGCGTGGGAAGGGCCGATGACGCACTGGCCTGTTACGACCGCGTCAGGACCGTCCTTCGTGAATCGCTGGGAGCCGATCCCGGGGAGCCCCTGCAACGGCTTCACTCGATCATCCTGCGTCGCGAGATCGATCCCGAACCCGCCGTGTCGCATCGGCGGTCGGATGACGAGGTACCCGGCCCTATGCGGCCTCGCCAGTTGCCCGCGACCATCGGTGACTTCACCGGGCGCACCGACCAGGTGGCGACGTTGACGCGTCTACTTCGGATGACGGAAACGGCGTCGGCCCCCACCGTCGTCGCGGTCGACGGGATGCCGGGTGTCGGCAAGACGGCACTGGCGGTGCGGGTGGCGCACGATCTGGCGACCGAGTTTCCCGACGGCCAGGTCTTCATCGACCTGCACGGTTTCTCCGGGGACGTGCCACCGGTGAATCCGGCGGACGCTCTGGCCCGGATGCTTCGGGCCCTGGGAGTACCCACCCGCCAGCTGCCGGACGGCGTCGCCGACCGCGCGGCGGCGTTCCGGTCGGCGGTGGCGGATCGTCGCATCCTGTTCGTTCTGGACAACGCGGCGACCGAGGACCAGGTGCTCCCGTTGTTGCCGGGCACCGCGAACTGCGCGGTTCTGATCACCAGTCGCCACAAGTTGGCGGGCATCGACGATGTCGGACTGGTGTCATTGGACGTGTTGAGTCCGGATGAGGCGATCGACCTGTTCGCCTCGGTTCATCGGCACCCCACGGCCACGGCGACGGCGACCTCGCAGATCGTGGAACTGTGCGGCCAACTGCCACTGGCGATCCGATTGGCGGCCGCCCGACTGCGGAGTCGTCCTTCCTGGACACTCGATCAGTTGCGTGACCGACTGATCGATCAGGAGGGTCGACTGACCGAACTGCGGGCCGGCCGACGCAGTGTCGCCATGGCCTTCGCACTATCCTTTGAGGAGCTAGATTCCGACACTCGGCGTGCTTTCGCGCTATTGGGAACCACCTCCCTGGCCGAATACTCGGTCGACGGCGTGGCGGCTCTGCTCGGCAGCTCCCGAGCGGCCGCCGAATCCATCATGGAGGAGCTCGTCGATCGGAACCTGATTCAGCCATCGGAATCGGGCCGTTATCGAGTGCACGACCTGTTGCGACTGTTCGCGCAGGATCGCGCCGAGGACGAACTGTCGGTCGATGAGACCCGGCAGGCGTTGATCCGGTTGCGCAGTTGGTGGATTCACAGCATCCACGCGGCCATGATGGCGGCGCGGCTGCCCCGTAACGACTGGTTGACGCTGCCGTCGGTGGCACCGCGGGTGGTTCCGCTGAGCTTCACCGACATCGAGCCGGCGCTGCGGTGGCTGGGCGCCGAGCGCGTCAACCTCGTGACGGTCATCGGATCGGAGGCCCCCGAGGGCGAGGCGCGCACGTGGGAACTGGTCGACATCGCCTTCGACTACCTGCTCACCTATCTGGACCCGGCGTCGCTGTCCGCGCTGGCCGATCGCGGCCTGGCGGCCGCCGCCGAGGTCGGCGATCGACGCGCCCAGGCCCTGATGCATCTGCGCATGTCCAGCGTCCGTCACATGGTAGGTGATCCGCGGGGCGACGACGAACACGCGAGGCGGGCCGATGAACTGCGCGACCCCGGCGACGTCTCGTTGCGACGGCGCGCCCTGATTCGACGGGCGGTCGCGATGGCGGTGGAGGGCCGGTTCGCGACGGCTCGCGACCACATCACGGCGGCACTGGAGTCGGCCGAGGATCGCCCGACGGGACAGCTGGCCCTGATGTTGAACATCGCCGGAGCCGTAGCCTCACAAACCGGGGAGTTCGCACTCGGGCGGGACCATCTCACCCGTGCCATGGAGGTGTTGCGGGACATCGGTTCTCCCCGGACCTACGTCGTTCTCGGGAACCTGGGCCTGGCACACATGCGGTTGGGCGATTTCGACACCGCGCGGCGGTGCCTGGATGAGGCGATGGCCGGTGCGCGACGTATGCGAACGCCGCGTGACGAACCGGCCATTTTGGATGATCTGGCGCAGTGGCATCTACTGCGCGGCGATCTCCTCGCGGCCAGGCGGTCGGCTGAGGCGGCCATCGAGGTGGCCTCGAAGGCTCGGCTGGAGAATTCGACCCCGATTCTGTCGGTCACGCTCTCGGCGACGTATCGCGATCAGCCGCGGGAGGCCGAACGGTTGGCTCGCCGGGTGGTGACCCGGCTGGGATCGGGTGACCGGTCCTACGCCGGGATTCGGGCTCGCATCGCGTTGGCGGAGGCGCTGTCGAACCTTCCGGCAACCTCGGAGACGTTGGCCGAGGCTGTGAAGTTGACGCAGTCGGCGATCGACCTGGGCACCGACGCCGGCTGTCGACTGCTCGTGGCGGAGGCGTCGACGCTGCGGGCACGCATCGAGCTGAGCGTCGGGGACGCCGATCGGGCCGCCGAGCTGGCCGAGGCCGCCCTGGTTCTGCACGCCCGAATACAGCACCGGCCCGGAATGGCCGAGGGTCATCTGCTGGCCGCGCGCGCGTGGGAGGTGGTCGGTGACCCCGCCGCGGTGCGACGCCACCACGACGAGGCGCAGACGTTGCGGGAGGCCATGAACCTGCCCTCCATAAACGACGGTCGTGCCCGACCGGCGGGTTGA
- a CDS encoding BCCT family transporter, whose product MNRLPSDTGPPIDSEDTTTDDPITPEPKTRGALYPRVFVPAAGIILALIIAAMVFAEPATVLMGAVNDWITTTIGWYYVLLVAGFIIVSLSFGLSRFGRIKLGPDDSKPEFSRMSWFAMLFSAGMGIGLVFWGVAEPLNHFATPPYSGADTAQTEAAARDSMLAVFMHWGIHPWAIYVVIGLAVAYAVHRKGRPISIRWILEPIFGDRVKGWIGDVVDVTAVVATLFGVATSLGFGVKQINAGLDYLGIASAPADPEATNPIQILLIGIITGLALWSVVSGVKKGMKWLANANMLMAAALLLFVFIAGPTLFLFTDFFQSLGYYAQNIIGATFGAETFPVDSGDAPGEFQAAWTAFYWGWWISWAPFVGVFIARISRGRTIREFCLGVLLVPTAVSFLWFAIMGGSALWRELHGGGGLIAADGSVSTDFALFQLLSDFPWSAGVSVITILLITIFFVTSSDSGSLVIDMLSSGGNAEPPTATRVFWSLVEGAAAAALLLVGGMQALQTFSVVTALPFSLIMILGAVALWRALSRDYDQSLLRRNGVKTVSAPKQSGPEAEPELVG is encoded by the coding sequence GTGAACAGATTGCCCTCGGATACCGGCCCGCCCATCGACAGTGAGGACACCACGACCGACGACCCCATCACCCCCGAACCGAAGACCCGCGGAGCCCTGTATCCCCGGGTCTTCGTGCCCGCTGCGGGCATCATCCTGGCACTGATCATCGCGGCGATGGTGTTCGCCGAACCGGCGACCGTACTCATGGGTGCGGTCAACGACTGGATCACCACCACCATCGGCTGGTACTACGTCCTGCTCGTCGCCGGCTTCATCATCGTCTCGTTGTCGTTCGGACTGTCCCGATTCGGACGCATCAAACTGGGGCCGGACGACTCCAAGCCGGAGTTCAGCCGGATGTCCTGGTTCGCGATGCTCTTCAGCGCCGGCATGGGCATCGGCCTGGTGTTCTGGGGTGTCGCCGAACCGCTCAACCACTTCGCGACTCCGCCCTACAGCGGCGCCGATACCGCCCAGACCGAAGCCGCCGCACGTGACTCGATGCTCGCGGTGTTCATGCACTGGGGCATTCACCCGTGGGCCATCTACGTCGTCATCGGATTGGCGGTGGCCTACGCGGTCCATCGCAAAGGCCGCCCGATATCGATCCGGTGGATTCTGGAGCCGATCTTCGGCGACCGTGTGAAGGGCTGGATCGGTGACGTCGTCGACGTCACCGCCGTCGTGGCGACACTGTTCGGTGTCGCGACCTCGCTGGGCTTCGGCGTCAAACAGATCAACGCCGGTCTCGACTACCTGGGCATCGCCTCGGCGCCAGCCGACCCCGAGGCCACGAACCCGATTCAGATCCTCCTCATCGGAATCATCACCGGCCTGGCACTGTGGTCGGTGGTCAGCGGTGTCAAGAAGGGCATGAAGTGGCTGGCCAACGCGAACATGCTGATGGCGGCGGCACTGCTGCTGTTCGTGTTCATCGCCGGCCCGACGCTGTTCCTGTTCACCGACTTCTTCCAGTCGCTGGGCTACTACGCACAGAACATCATCGGTGCGACGTTCGGCGCCGAGACCTTCCCGGTGGACTCCGGTGACGCCCCCGGCGAGTTCCAGGCCGCCTGGACGGCGTTCTACTGGGGATGGTGGATCAGTTGGGCCCCGTTCGTCGGCGTGTTCATCGCCCGGATCTCGCGCGGACGAACGATTCGCGAGTTCTGCCTGGGTGTGCTGTTGGTTCCCACCGCGGTGTCGTTCCTGTGGTTCGCGATCATGGGTGGCAGTGCGCTGTGGCGCGAACTGCACGGCGGCGGTGGTCTGATCGCCGCCGACGGCAGCGTCTCCACCGATTTCGCGTTGTTCCAGTTGCTCAGTGACTTCCCGTGGTCGGCGGGTGTCTCGGTCATCACGATCCTGTTGATCACCATCTTCTTCGTGACCTCGTCCGACTCCGGCTCCCTGGTGATCGACATGCTTTCCTCGGGCGGCAACGCGGAACCGCCTACCGCGACCCGGGTGTTCTGGTCGCTGGTCGAGGGTGCCGCCGCCGCCGCGCTGCTGCTGGTGGGCGGAATGCAGGCGCTGCAGACGTTCTCGGTGGTCACGGCGTTGCCGTTCTCGCTGATCATGATCCTTGGCGCGGTCGCGCTGTGGCGTGCGCTCAGCCGCGATTACGACCAGAGCCTGCTGCGGCGCAACGGTGTGAAGACCGTTTCGGCGCCCAAGCAGTCCGGGCCCGAGGCCGAGCCCGAACTGGTCGGCTGA
- a CDS encoding MarR family winged helix-turn-helix transcriptional regulator, whose amino-acid sequence MSLPRPPILDDTLQGWRVFFALHARVEDRLERALQAEHELSRSEFSVLEVLAEWAPQHLRMQALAGQVVLSQSATTRLVTRLERRGLLDRHLCQEDRRGIYAEITEAGHIALASAVPTYRGALQDALIEASADDRFASMVSALASVTPSR is encoded by the coding sequence ATGTCGTTGCCTCGCCCTCCGATTTTGGATGACACCCTTCAGGGGTGGCGGGTGTTCTTCGCGTTGCATGCGCGGGTGGAGGATCGGTTGGAGCGGGCGCTTCAGGCGGAGCATGAGTTGAGCCGCAGCGAGTTCTCGGTGCTTGAGGTGCTGGCGGAGTGGGCTCCGCAGCATCTGCGAATGCAGGCGCTGGCGGGCCAGGTGGTGTTGAGCCAGAGTGCGACCACTCGACTGGTGACCCGGTTGGAGCGGCGGGGTCTGTTGGACCGCCATCTGTGTCAGGAGGATCGCCGGGGAATCTACGCCGAGATCACCGAGGCGGGCCATATCGCGCTGGCTTCGGCCGTGCCCACTTATCGTGGTGCGCTTCAGGATGCGTTGATTGAGGCGTCCGCCGACGACCGGTTCGCTTCGATGGTGTCGGCGTTGGCTTCGGTGACGCCGTCGCGGTGA
- a CDS encoding siderophore-interacting protein has product MSAEPNRKKSRGVIELTVLRTEWRTPEMVRLVLGGQGIATFTANSFTDQYVKLIFPPPGVTYPEPFDMERIQAELPKDQWPVRRTYTVRAFDPDLAELIIDVVCHGDSGIAGPWAAKAQPGDVVRLVGPGGAYAPSVEADWHFMTGDESAIPAIAASLERIDVDTPVRVILQVDNPDEEQKLECPGNADITWLFRNEATTANPRDEWFAAVSDCEFPAGTGQFFVHGEAETVMKRIRPLLLKERGVDRSQLSISGYWRCGDNDEAFRAWKAREKAHATNGG; this is encoded by the coding sequence ATGTCTGCTGAGCCGAATCGGAAGAAGAGCCGGGGTGTTATCGAGCTGACCGTGCTGCGCACGGAGTGGCGAACCCCTGAGATGGTCCGGCTGGTCCTCGGCGGACAGGGCATCGCGACGTTCACCGCGAACTCGTTCACCGACCAGTACGTCAAGTTGATCTTCCCACCGCCGGGGGTGACGTACCCGGAGCCGTTCGACATGGAACGGATTCAGGCGGAGCTGCCCAAGGACCAGTGGCCGGTTCGCCGCACCTACACGGTGAGGGCGTTCGACCCGGATCTGGCGGAGTTGATCATCGACGTGGTGTGCCACGGTGACAGCGGTATCGCGGGGCCGTGGGCGGCGAAGGCCCAGCCGGGCGACGTGGTGCGGCTGGTGGGCCCGGGCGGCGCTTACGCTCCGTCGGTCGAGGCGGATTGGCATTTCATGACCGGCGACGAGAGTGCGATTCCCGCGATCGCCGCGTCTCTGGAACGGATCGACGTCGACACTCCGGTTCGGGTGATCCTTCAGGTCGACAATCCCGATGAGGAACAGAAGCTGGAGTGTCCCGGGAACGCGGACATCACCTGGTTGTTCCGCAATGAGGCGACCACCGCCAACCCGCGCGACGAATGGTTCGCGGCGGTCAGCGACTGCGAGTTCCCCGCCGGTACCGGACAGTTCTTCGTGCACGGTGAGGCCGAGACGGTCATGAAGCGCATCCGGCCGCTGCTGTTGAAGGAGCGCGGCGTCGACCGCAGCCAACTGTCCATTTCGGGCTATTGGCGTTGCGGTGACAACGACGAGGCGTTCCGAGCGTGGAAGGCCCGCGAGAAGGCCCACGCCACCAACGGCGGCTGA
- a CDS encoding MBL fold metallo-hydrolase: MNGTLTIIGCRAGSPGRNGPASGYVVEADGKRVVIDCGPGVLAGLASRGLTDVDGMIISHQHADHSADVAPFGYHRSFPKILPPVPLYGPTGIEAYLDTLDDVHGIPTIPEMATPIATQFPIHEVEPGESFELAGLRVDTLLAFHPVPCISIRLPQLGLVYTADTGLTDELIEFSRDAKLLLAEATYPTEEGRDFSQHGHMGGAEAGRLAREANVEHLVVTHLSDWAQRDETETHVVKEFDGTISFAEPGQQYSL, translated from the coding sequence GTGAACGGGACTTTGACGATCATCGGGTGCCGGGCGGGCTCGCCCGGACGCAACGGACCCGCCTCCGGGTACGTCGTCGAGGCCGACGGCAAGCGGGTCGTGATCGATTGTGGACCGGGAGTCCTGGCGGGGCTGGCCTCGCGTGGTCTGACCGATGTGGATGGAATGATCATCAGTCACCAGCACGCCGACCACTCCGCCGACGTGGCACCGTTCGGGTACCACCGGTCGTTCCCGAAGATCCTGCCGCCGGTCCCGCTGTACGGCCCGACCGGGATCGAGGCGTATCTCGACACCCTCGACGACGTGCACGGCATCCCCACCATCCCGGAGATGGCCACCCCGATCGCCACCCAGTTCCCGATCCACGAGGTCGAACCGGGGGAGTCCTTCGAACTGGCCGGCCTGCGCGTGGACACTCTGCTGGCCTTCCACCCGGTGCCGTGCATCTCGATCCGGCTGCCGCAGCTCGGCCTGGTCTACACCGCCGACACCGGACTCACCGACGAACTGATCGAGTTCTCCCGTGACGCGAAACTGCTGCTGGCCGAGGCGACCTATCCCACCGAGGAGGGGCGCGACTTCTCCCAGCACGGACACATGGGCGGAGCCGAGGCCGGCCGACTGGCCCGCGAGGCGAACGTCGAGCACCTGGTGGTCACCCACCTGTCCGACTGGGCGCAGCGTGACGAGACCGAAACCCATGTGGTCAAGGAGTTCGACGGCACGATCAGCTTCGCCGAACCTGGGCAACAATATTCATTGTGA
- a CDS encoding LacI family DNA-binding transcriptional regulator, translating to MNRQPGLRDVAKAAEVSVALASLALNDKPGVSAATRQRILAVADSLGYQANPAARALRLGRTDSYGLILRNLQNPFFLDVITGVQEAAAAQGATVLISDADYSHTRELEAVDHLAAQRVAGLAIAPVGPGDAVARWRQLCPGKPVVVLNAVSPQLPGVQRVAPDNQAAVSLAVRHLVELGHRRIAFLTAPAEVMADHDRLETYQAECDRLGIDCTPVATALAFDAVLAVTSRLLRSDEPPTAVITNSDFTAHAVYSAARREGVEVGAGLSVIGHDDLPTSALLDPPLTTLSLDRRALGRAVFERMTSASTFDDHVEPVDLVVRASTAAPTV from the coding sequence ATGAATCGCCAACCGGGTCTGCGTGATGTCGCCAAGGCCGCCGAGGTATCGGTGGCCTTGGCCTCACTCGCCCTCAACGACAAACCGGGTGTGTCGGCGGCGACGCGGCAGCGCATCCTCGCCGTGGCCGACTCCCTGGGGTACCAGGCCAATCCAGCGGCGCGTGCCCTGCGGTTGGGCCGCACCGACAGCTACGGCCTGATCCTGCGAAACCTGCAGAACCCGTTCTTCCTGGACGTCATCACCGGAGTTCAGGAGGCCGCCGCCGCGCAGGGCGCGACGGTGTTGATCTCCGACGCCGACTACTCCCACACCCGGGAACTGGAGGCCGTCGATCACCTTGCGGCGCAACGGGTCGCCGGGTTGGCGATCGCGCCGGTCGGCCCCGGGGACGCCGTCGCCCGGTGGCGGCAGCTGTGCCCCGGCAAACCGGTGGTGGTGCTCAACGCCGTGTCGCCGCAACTGCCTGGCGTTCAACGCGTCGCACCCGACAATCAGGCGGCGGTGAGCCTGGCGGTGCGGCATCTGGTCGAACTCGGTCATCGACGCATAGCGTTTCTTACCGCGCCGGCGGAGGTCATGGCCGACCACGACCGGTTGGAGACCTACCAGGCCGAATGCGACCGTCTGGGCATCGACTGCACTCCGGTGGCCACCGCGCTGGCCTTCGACGCGGTACTGGCGGTGACCAGTCGACTGTTGCGGTCGGATGAGCCGCCCACAGCGGTGATCACCAACTCCGACTTCACCGCACACGCCGTCTACAGTGCTGCTCGGCGTGAGGGGGTCGAGGTGGGTGCCGGATTGTCGGTCATCGGCCACGACGACCTGCCGACCTCGGCCTTGCTGGATCCGCCGTTGACGACGTTGAGCCTGGACCGACGGGCGTTGGGACGCGCGGTCTTCGAGCGGATGACCTCTGCATCCACATTCGATGATCATGTGGAGCCGGTCGATCTGGTGGTGCGGGCGTCCACCGCCGCTCCCACAGTGTGA
- a CDS encoding MFS transporter has product MDRTSWSLMRQRDFALLWWGGLITFLGNWILRVGLPITVLDLTGSTAALAATTAASFLPSLVLGPMVGVFVDRWDRKRVMVIANLAQAAVLSPMLLVDSADKVWILVAVAFASAGISPFTRTAENALLPRLVEQRHLAVANSLNALNNNLARFIGPLIGGTIAVVGGIVGVAAINAATYLISAGLVFLVRGRHRADRGETAESGPIRGMLRDLVEGFAVVRGSRLLWILFAMTVLIGLGEGVMATLFVVFVDRELSGGGEVFGWVVAAQAVGGVAGGLTAGWFAGRFPPRVVVGVSLVLFGLCDLITFNYPQWNPSPIPALVVMVLVGLPSVLYQATMLTLTQLATSDRLRGRVFALRHATLSGCMLAGTGIAAVTATRFDVVAILSTQALTPILAGVLGLVLLRRTVVPKQ; this is encoded by the coding sequence ATGGACCGCACATCGTGGTCGCTCATGCGACAACGGGATTTCGCCCTGCTGTGGTGGGGCGGCCTCATCACTTTTCTCGGCAACTGGATTCTGCGGGTCGGGTTGCCGATCACCGTCTTGGATCTGACGGGTTCGACTGCGGCACTGGCCGCGACCACCGCCGCCTCGTTTCTGCCCAGTCTGGTCCTCGGTCCGATGGTCGGCGTGTTCGTCGACAGGTGGGATCGCAAACGGGTCATGGTGATCGCCAACCTGGCACAGGCGGCCGTGCTGTCGCCGATGCTGCTGGTCGACTCCGCCGACAAGGTGTGGATTCTCGTCGCCGTGGCGTTCGCCTCGGCGGGGATCTCACCGTTCACTCGGACCGCTGAGAACGCGTTGCTGCCCCGGTTGGTGGAGCAGCGGCACCTCGCGGTCGCCAACTCGCTCAATGCGTTGAACAACAATCTGGCCCGGTTCATCGGCCCGTTGATCGGTGGCACGATCGCGGTGGTCGGTGGCATCGTCGGGGTCGCCGCGATCAACGCGGCGACGTATCTGATCTCGGCGGGGCTGGTCTTTCTGGTGCGGGGTCGTCACCGCGCCGACCGAGGCGAGACCGCGGAGTCCGGGCCGATCCGGGGAATGCTGCGTGACCTCGTCGAGGGGTTCGCGGTGGTCCGGGGCAGTCGGCTGCTGTGGATCCTGTTCGCCATGACCGTGCTGATCGGACTGGGCGAGGGGGTCATGGCGACCCTGTTCGTGGTGTTCGTGGATCGGGAGCTCAGCGGTGGCGGCGAGGTGTTCGGTTGGGTCGTGGCCGCTCAGGCCGTCGGTGGTGTCGCGGGCGGTTTGACCGCCGGATGGTTCGCCGGCCGGTTCCCGCCACGAGTGGTGGTGGGTGTCAGCCTGGTCCTGTTCGGGCTCTGCGACCTGATCACCTTCAACTATCCGCAGTGGAATCCGTCGCCGATTCCCGCGCTGGTCGTCATGGTGTTGGTCGGGCTGCCATCGGTGCTGTATCAGGCGACCATGCTGACCTTGACCCAGTTGGCGACCTCGGATCGGTTGCGCGGTCGGGTCTTCGCGTTGCGCCACGCGACGCTGTCGGGCTGCATGTTGGCCGGAACGGGCATCGCGGCGGTGACGGCGACTCGGTTCGACGTGGTGGCGATCCTCAGTACTCAGGCACTGACACCGATCCTCGCCGGCGTGTTGGGGCTGGTGTTGTTGCGTCGCACCGTCGTGCCGAAGCAGTAG
- a CDS encoding glycerophosphodiester phosphodiesterase family protein, whose amino-acid sequence MKRRRVLLATTVALAIAGSTGVATTAFAEESARGFVNVAHRGGGGYAPEMTDAAFSLLPSQHPDVTEVDVQLSADGVPVLMHDATLQRTTDVADVFPGRAADLVNTFTLAELKQLDAGSWYHDRFAGEEVLTLDDVLDYVQPHGIGVFIELKDPAANPGVEQAIADVMNADPRWADMIADDLVTFTSFDQASLKRMTALQPEPPLVWVNSTVPSDTVLAEAATWADEFGTHYRTLNGATDIARIKATGMRAMLYTLNSPDVMQEGLDLGADTLITDFSGALSAVESGGNPVPQANGIVVKDVVADPPGSDLQPETGEHVVLTNVTSERIWVSGYYLNDAVINTLVVGSPYYIDPGAELRVYTGPGTNSPTKYYNDLGRNVLNNNGDSIAVFTSWHALVDLYAYT is encoded by the coding sequence ATGAAACGAAGAAGAGTCCTCCTCGCCACCACCGTCGCATTGGCGATCGCCGGATCCACCGGTGTGGCCACCACCGCCTTCGCCGAGGAGTCCGCCCGCGGTTTCGTCAACGTGGCGCACCGAGGCGGTGGGGGTTACGCCCCCGAGATGACCGACGCCGCCTTCTCACTGCTGCCCTCACAACACCCCGATGTCACCGAAGTGGACGTTCAACTCTCCGCCGACGGCGTCCCGGTTCTCATGCACGACGCGACCCTGCAGCGCACCACCGACGTCGCCGACGTGTTCCCCGGCAGGGCCGCCGATCTGGTCAACACCTTCACCCTCGCCGAACTCAAGCAGTTGGACGCCGGAAGCTGGTATCACGACCGGTTCGCCGGTGAGGAGGTCCTGACCCTCGACGACGTCCTGGACTACGTCCAGCCGCACGGCATCGGCGTGTTCATCGAACTGAAGGACCCCGCCGCCAACCCGGGTGTGGAGCAGGCCATCGCCGACGTCATGAACGCCGACCCCCGCTGGGCCGACATGATCGCCGACGACCTGGTCACCTTCACCTCGTTCGATCAGGCGTCCCTGAAGCGCATGACCGCGCTGCAACCCGAACCGCCGCTGGTGTGGGTCAACTCGACCGTCCCCAGTGACACGGTGCTGGCAGAGGCCGCGACCTGGGCCGACGAGTTCGGCACCCACTACCGCACCCTCAACGGCGCCACCGACATCGCCCGCATCAAGGCCACCGGCATGCGCGCCATGCTGTACACCCTGAACAGCCCCGACGTCATGCAAGAGGGGCTCGACCTGGGTGCCGACACCCTGATCACCGACTTCTCCGGTGCCCTCTCCGCCGTGGAGTCCGGTGGAAACCCGGTTCCGCAGGCCAACGGCATCGTCGTCAAGGACGTGGTGGCCGACCCGCCCGGTAGCGACCTGCAACCCGAGACCGGTGAGCACGTGGTCCTGACCAACGTCACCAGCGAACGCATCTGGGTCAGCGGGTACTACCTCAACGACGCCGTCATCAACACCCTGGTCGTCGGCAGTCCGTACTACATCGATCCCGGCGCCGAACTGCGCGTCTACACCGGACCGGGAACCAACAGCCCAACCAAGTACTACAACGACCTCGGTCGCAACGTGCTCAACAACAACGGCGACAGCATCGCGGTGTTCACCTCGTGGCACGCGCTGGTCGACCTGTACGCCTACACGTGA